In Mycobacterium gallinarum, a single window of DNA contains:
- a CDS encoding SigB/SigF/SigG family RNA polymerase sigma factor — protein sequence MSDHTSSEYADLTDMFRRLATLDEGSAAYRRQRDEIIARGLPIANHIARRFRNRGEPNDDLVQAARVGLVNAVNRFDPENGADFLAFAVPTMMGEVRRHFRDYGWAVKVPRRLKDLQSQIVKARGALSQDLNRAPTATEIARYLDIDRESVVEATIASSNYSTLSTDVQAGPDTDFRPIGDTIGEVDPNIDKVLALATVRPLIAALPEREQRVLSLRFFDNMTQTQIAERMGYSQMHVSRLISKALATLRDQVREPAEVITSRAAVPA from the coding sequence GTGTCTGATCACACTTCTTCCGAGTACGCCGATCTCACCGACATGTTTCGCCGCTTGGCGACTCTCGATGAAGGTTCGGCAGCATACCGCCGTCAGCGCGACGAGATCATCGCGCGTGGACTGCCGATCGCCAATCACATCGCACGTCGCTTCCGCAATCGTGGCGAGCCGAACGACGACCTCGTACAGGCCGCCCGGGTGGGGCTGGTGAACGCCGTCAACCGATTCGATCCCGAAAACGGCGCGGACTTCCTGGCCTTCGCCGTGCCGACGATGATGGGCGAGGTCCGCCGCCACTTCCGCGACTACGGATGGGCCGTCAAGGTTCCCCGCCGCCTCAAAGACCTCCAGAGCCAAATCGTCAAGGCTCGTGGCGCGCTGTCCCAGGACCTCAATCGGGCGCCGACCGCCACGGAGATCGCGAGGTACCTGGACATCGACCGTGAATCGGTGGTCGAAGCGACGATCGCGAGCAGCAACTACTCCACGCTGTCGACTGACGTGCAGGCCGGTCCGGACACTGACTTCCGGCCCATCGGGGACACGATCGGCGAGGTGGATCCCAACATCGACAAGGTCCTCGCCCTCGCGACCGTACGTCCCTTGATCGCGGCCCTGCCCGAACGCGAACAACGGGTGCTGAGCCTTCGGTTCTTCGACAACATGACCCAGACGCAGATCGCCGAACGCATGGGCTATTCACAAATGCACGTATCGCGGCTCATCTCCAAGGCCCTCGCCACGTTGCGTGACCAGGTTCGCGAACCGGCCGAGGTCATCACCAGCAGGGCGGCCGTACCCGCCTGA